From Populus trichocarpa isolate Nisqually-1 chromosome 19, P.trichocarpa_v4.1, whole genome shotgun sequence, a single genomic window includes:
- the LOC112325256 gene encoding plant cysteine oxidase 2 isoform X2, translated as MTSLVGSFLHARLDILQTLNLISIVKAKTSFNQQDNMKPEDVGLSSELQFFKTKAAVKGTPRVTYTTIYKCNDFSLCIFFLPANAVIPLHNHPGMTVFSKLLLGKMHIKAYDLVDPPRADGPDTPIQLRLAKLEADSVLTAPCNTSVLYPTTGGNIHQFTAITPCAVLDVLGPPYSKEGDRDCSYYKDFPYTALSNGEMELKKEEGSCYAWLEETEVPENSKMDGIEYLGPQVDESRC; from the exons ATGACCTCGTTAGTTGGGTCTTTTCTGCATGCCAGGCTCGATATATTGCAGACATTGAATTTGATATCCATTGTCAAGGCCAAGACAAGTTTTAATCAACAGG ATAACATGAAGCCCGAAGATGTTGGGCTAAGTAGCGAGCTGCAATTCTTCAAGACTAAAGCTGCAGTTAAAGGGACTCCAAGGGTCACTTACACGACCATTTACAAGTGCAATGATTTTTCG CTGtgtattttctttcttccaGCAAATGCCGTCATCCCTCTCCATAACCATCCCGGAATGACAGTCTTTAGCAAACTTCTTCTAGGGAAAATGCACATAAAAGCATATGACTTGGTTGATCCTCCTAGAGCAGATGGGCCTGACACTCCAATCCAAT TGCGGTTAGCGAAATTGGAAGCGGACAGTGTTTTAACAGCTCCTTGCAACACTTCAGTTCTATATCCAACAACAGGTGGAAATATCCATCAATTCACTGCTATCACACCTTGTGCAGTTCTTGATGTGCTTGGACCTCCCTATTCCAAAGAAGGTGATCGAGATTGTTCATACTACAAAGACTTTCCGTACACTGCATTGTCGA ATGGAGAAATGGAGCTGAAAAAAGAAGAGGGTAGCTGTTATGCATGGTTGGAAGAGACGGAGGTGCCAGAGAATTCAAAAATGGATGGAATTGAATATTTAGGTCCACAAGTTGATGAAAGCAGGTGCTAG
- the LOC112325256 gene encoding plant cysteine oxidase 2 isoform X1: protein MTIEAMGEQRREPVAHVHRVGYANRAIRKKRCKRTKKCASTVPMALQDLFVSCRQMFKGPDTVPLPEDIKRLCNILDNMKPEDVGLSSELQFFKTKAAVKGTPRVTYTTIYKCNDFSLCIFFLPANAVIPLHNHPGMTVFSKLLLGKMHIKAYDLVDPPRADGPDTPIQLRLAKLEADSVLTAPCNTSVLYPTTGGNIHQFTAITPCAVLDVLGPPYSKEGDRDCSYYKDFPYTALSNGEMELKKEEGSCYAWLEETEVPENSKMDGIEYLGPQVDESRC from the exons ATGACCATTGAAGCTATGGGGGAGCAAAGAAGAGAACCAGTTGCACACGTGCACAGGGTTGGATATGCCAATCGTGCTATCAGGAAGAAGAGATGCAAGAGGACTAAAAAGTGCGCATCGACGGTTCCCATGGCACTGCAAGATCTGTTTGTGTCATGTAGACAAATGTTTAAAGGTCCTGACACTGTTCCTTTGCCTGAAGACATCAAGAGATTGTGCAACATACTTG ATAACATGAAGCCCGAAGATGTTGGGCTAAGTAGCGAGCTGCAATTCTTCAAGACTAAAGCTGCAGTTAAAGGGACTCCAAGGGTCACTTACACGACCATTTACAAGTGCAATGATTTTTCG CTGtgtattttctttcttccaGCAAATGCCGTCATCCCTCTCCATAACCATCCCGGAATGACAGTCTTTAGCAAACTTCTTCTAGGGAAAATGCACATAAAAGCATATGACTTGGTTGATCCTCCTAGAGCAGATGGGCCTGACACTCCAATCCAAT TGCGGTTAGCGAAATTGGAAGCGGACAGTGTTTTAACAGCTCCTTGCAACACTTCAGTTCTATATCCAACAACAGGTGGAAATATCCATCAATTCACTGCTATCACACCTTGTGCAGTTCTTGATGTGCTTGGACCTCCCTATTCCAAAGAAGGTGATCGAGATTGTTCATACTACAAAGACTTTCCGTACACTGCATTGTCGA ATGGAGAAATGGAGCTGAAAAAAGAAGAGGGTAGCTGTTATGCATGGTTGGAAGAGACGGAGGTGCCAGAGAATTCAAAAATGGATGGAATTGAATATTTAGGTCCACAAGTTGATGAAAGCAGGTGCTAG
- the LOC7469896 gene encoding probable inactive leucine-rich repeat receptor-like protein kinase At3g03770, with product MAKAFQCSAILLCVVLVLLISGSEQLQSSQGETLLRIQRLLNYPSALSSWNSTTDFCNTEPNASVTVVCYENSITQLHIIGNKGTPLLPRNFSIDSFVTTLVGLPNLKVLTLVSLGLWGPLPGKIARLSSLEILNVSSNFLYDAVPQEISSLAALQSLVLDDNMFADEVPNWIGSLPVLSVLSLKKNMLNGSLPDSLSNLDNLRVLVLSHNYFRGEVPDLSSLTNLQVLDLEDNALGPQFPLLGNKLISLVLSKNKFRDGLPAEVTSYYQLQRLDLSSNKFVGPFPQSLLSLPSVTYLNVADNKFTGMLFENQSCSADLEFVDLSSNLMTGQLPNCLLQDSKRKVLYAANCLATGDENQHPISLCRNEALAVGILPQRKKRKASKETIAFGVIGGIVGGIALVGLIYLAVRKVKSRKTIKRPNTRLIAENASTGYPSNLLPDARYISQTMKLGALGLPPYRTFSLEEVEEATNNFDTSAFMGEGSQGQMYRGRLKDGSLVAIRCLKMKRSHSTQNFMHHIELISKLRHRHLVSALGHCFECYLDDSSVSRIFLVFEYVPNGTLRSWISGGHAWQKLQWTHRIAAAIGVAKGIQFLHTGIVPGVYSNNLKITDVLLDQNLIAKISSYNLPLLAENKGMVVHGTSSGASKDLSTSARINQDQKVDVYDFGLILLEIIVGRSLTSKNEVRVLKDQLQASITSDDTARSSIVDPVVRRSCSDQSLKTMMEICVSCLLKNPADRPSVEDILWNLQYAAQVQDPWRGDSQSSEGSPVSPAIRPRLHITIH from the exons ATGGCTAAGGCATTCCAATGTTCTGCAATCCTACTTTGCGTTGTCCTTGTGCTTTTAATTAGTGGTTCAGAGCAATTACAATCCTCCCAGGGTGAAACCCTTTTAAGAATTCAGCGGCTTTTGAACTATCCATCTGCTTTAAGCAGTTGGAATAGCACCACTGACTTCTGCAATACTGAACCAAATGCTTCTGTAACTGTGGTATGCTATGAGAACAGCATAACACAGCTGCATATTATTGGCAACAAGGGAACTCCTCTTTTGCCTAGAAACTTTTCAATTGATTCCTTTGTCACAACGCTTGTTGGTCTGCCAAACTTGAAAGTGTTGACATTGGTTTCTCTTGGTTTATGGGGTCCCTTGCCTGGTAAAATTGCACGTCTGTCTTCATTGGAAATACTTAATGTGAGTTCAAATTTCCTATACGATGCTGTTCCTCAAGAAATTTCATCACTCGCTGCCCTCCAATCACTGGTTCTTGACGATAATATGTTTGCTGATGAGGTGCCAAATTGGATCGGTTCACTTCCAGTTTTGTCTGTCTTGAGTCTCAAGAAGAATATGCTCAATGGTTCATTGCCAGATTCATTGAGTAATTTGGATAATCTTAGAGTTCTAGTGCTTTCGCATAACTACTTCAGAGGAGAAGTACCTGATCTTAGCAGTTTGACAAACCTTCAAGTGCTTGATTTGGAAGATAATGCTCTTGGACCGCAGTTTCCTCTGCTTGGAAACAAGTTAATTTCTCTTGTGTTGAGCAAGAACAAGTTCAGGGATGGCCTTCCTGCTGAAGTGACCTCCTATTATCAGCTTCAACGGCTAGATCTCTCAAGTAATAAATTTGTGGGACCATTTCCACAATCATTATTGTCATTGCCTTCAGTAACTTACTTGAATGTTGCAGACAACAAGTTCACAGGGATGCTTTTCGAAAACCAGTCTTGCAGTGCTGACCTTGAGTTTGTGGATCTGTCCTCAAATCTTATGACTGGACAACTGCCAAATTGTCTTCTGCAAGACTCCAAGAGAAAGGTCTTGTATGCCGCGAACTGTCTGGCAACCGGTGATGAAAACCAACATCCTATTTCCCTCTGTCGTAATGAAGCATTAGCTGTTGGGATTTTGCcccagagaaagaaaaggaaagcttcTAAAGAAACTATTGCATTCGGTGTCATTGGAGGGATTGTTGGAGGAATTGCCCTTGTTGGTTTAATTTACTTGGCCGTCAGAAAGGTGAAATCAAGGAAGACAATCAAGAGACCAAATACTAGACTAATTGCAGAGAACGCGTCAACAGGGTACCCTTCAAATTTGCTCCCAGATGCAA GGTATATTTCTCAAACAATGAAGCTGGGAGCACTCGGCCTTCCACCGTATCGTACTTTTTCACTAGAAGAGGTAGAGGAAGCCACAAACAATTTTGACACATCTGCTTTCATGGGTGAAGGTTCTCAAGGGCAG ATGTATAGGGGGCGGCTTAAGGATGGTTCCTTGGTTGCTATCAGAtgcttaaaaatgaaaagaagtcaTAGTACCCAAAACTTTATGCACCATATAGAGCTGATCTCGAAACTAAGACATCGGCATTTGGTCAGTGCTCTTGGACACTGCTTTGAGTGTTACTTGGATGATTCAAGTGTCAGCAGAATATTCCTAGTTTTTGAATATGTACCAAATGGCACGCTAAGAAGCTGGATCTCTG gAGGACATGCCTGGCAAAAACTTCAATGGACACACCGTATAGCTGCTGCAATAGGTGTAGCAAAGGGCATCCAATTTTTGCATACAGGGATTGTGCCTGGAGTATATtcaaataatctgaaaataacaGATGTTTTATTGGATCAAAACCTTATTGCAAAAATTAGCAGTTATAACCTACCCTTATTAGCAGAAAACAAGGGAATG GTTGTCCATGGAACATCATCTGGTGCATCCAAAGATCTTAGCACCAGTGCAAG GATAAATCAAGACCAGAAGGTTGATGTTTATGACTTTGGATTAATATTGCTTGAAATCATTGTGGGGAGATCATTGACATCTAAGAATGAAGTGAGAGTTCTAAAAGATCAG TTGCAAGCAAGCATTACAAGTGATGATACTGCTCGAAGTAGCATAGTTGATCCAGTTGTGCGAAGATCATGCTCAGATCAATCCCTAAAGACAATGATGGAGATCTGCGTCAGTTGTCTGCTTAAGAACCCTGCAGATAGACCCTCCGTTGAGGATATACTATGGAACTTGCAGTATGCTGCTCAAGTTCAGGATCCGTGGCGGGGAGACTCCCAGAGCAGTGAAGGATCTCCAGTCTCACCTGCCATACGACCGCGTTTACATATTACCATTCATTAG